In Persicimonas caeni, a single window of DNA contains:
- a CDS encoding DNA topoisomerase IB, translating to MQEDRISEYAACAQEAGLHYVTETTPGYERKRWGRGFTYMTEDGSHLHDEAEKARIKALTIPPDWTDVWIAANPDAHVQATGRDAAGRKQYIYHPRWEEVRRRVKFDHLVQFARKLPAIREACDRAMRANEVGRERALAVVITLLDRTLLRIGNEQYLREHGSHGLATLFAEHVEVNTTSVRFEFVGKSEVEHEIVVRDRRLSRQVRRLHETPGERVFTYLEDGKTRRVTADEVNAYLEEICGMECSTKDFRTWGATRRFTEFLLEYGPPEDADERDEMLREAVRQTAQALGNTETVCRDYYLHPDVVDAYDGGRFWPHWEAFEAASQQGAVADEGLSQVERFVVWLAENERGEGD from the coding sequence GTGCAAGAAGATCGCATCTCCGAGTACGCGGCCTGCGCCCAAGAGGCGGGGCTGCACTACGTGACCGAGACCACGCCCGGCTACGAGCGCAAGCGGTGGGGGCGCGGGTTTACCTACATGACCGAGGACGGCAGCCACCTGCACGACGAGGCCGAGAAGGCGCGCATCAAGGCGCTGACGATCCCGCCCGATTGGACCGACGTGTGGATCGCCGCCAACCCCGACGCGCATGTGCAGGCGACAGGGCGAGACGCCGCCGGGCGCAAGCAGTATATCTACCACCCGCGCTGGGAGGAGGTGCGCCGGCGGGTCAAATTCGACCACCTGGTCCAGTTCGCGCGCAAGCTCCCGGCCATCCGCGAGGCGTGCGACCGGGCCATGCGCGCCAATGAGGTGGGCCGCGAGCGGGCGCTGGCCGTGGTGATCACGCTGCTCGATCGCACGCTGCTGCGCATAGGCAACGAGCAGTACCTGCGCGAGCACGGCTCGCACGGGCTGGCCACGCTCTTTGCCGAGCACGTCGAGGTCAACACCACCAGCGTGCGCTTCGAGTTCGTCGGAAAGTCCGAGGTCGAGCACGAGATCGTGGTGCGCGACCGGCGCCTGTCGCGCCAGGTGCGCCGGCTGCACGAGACGCCCGGCGAGCGCGTCTTCACCTACCTCGAAGACGGCAAGACGCGCCGGGTGACCGCCGACGAGGTCAACGCTTATCTCGAAGAGATTTGCGGCATGGAGTGCTCGACCAAGGACTTCCGCACGTGGGGCGCGACGCGCAGGTTCACCGAGTTCTTGCTGGAGTACGGACCGCCCGAAGACGCCGACGAGCGCGACGAGATGCTGCGCGAAGCGGTGCGCCAGACGGCCCAGGCGCTGGGCAATACAGAGACGGTATGTCGTGATTACTACTTACACCCCGATGTGGTCGACGCCTACGATGGTGGGCGGTTCTGGCCACATTGGGAGGCCTTCGAGGCCGCCTCGCAACAGGGCGCGGTGGCCGACGAAGGGTTGTCGCAGGTCGAACGGTTTGTTGTGTGGCTCGCGGAGAACGAGCGTGGTGAAGGGGATTGA
- the priA gene encoding primosomal protein N', with product MYAQVAVDIPLFTALTYAIPDELDGLIEPGHLVQVPFRNRSKTGLVVSVDETLEDESIASKVRDIVDLVDTEPLLDERGVQFLKFIADYYLAPIGQVARLALPSFVRLEGMKHYRLVDGASSATVHDDDLKAAAAILEESDEPVAVKDIKERIKGMTFRRLSDLETAGFVEVSYEEKDARVKVRTEKFYQVVDPPGEDDRIGSKQARILEMLEGEESVSLTDIRESISSPYSSLSGLEERGFIRVWEEEVYRDPFEQEPVRKPEEHVLTLDQQQALQAIGTARQANSFQGFVLHGVTGSGKTEVYVRAIRAEIEQGNRALVLLPEIALTPQFVAVFRGHFGEKIAVLHSGLTPAEKFDQWRRIKRDEVEIVIGARSALFAPLTNLGIIVVDEEHDTSFKQGEGPRYHARDMALVRGKLENARVVLGSATPSLESYHNAKSGRLKYLPMPDRVADRPMPEVDIVDLRDNDGAPPGPSDVLSYQLVGAVQDTLAEEMQAILFLNRRGFSPCVICHACGHVFECVNCDVSLTYHRRQESLRCHHCDYSIRMPESCPECGDQKINRRGTGTEKLEGHLNELFPRANIARLDRDTSGGKNLRRTIKAFRHGEIDLLVGTQMVTKGHDFPGVITVGVIMADMSLNFPDFRAAERTFQLLTQVAGRAGRGEDPGRVYIQTYNPEHYSLQAAREHDFASFSERELALRRELAYPPFGHLIAIKFEAASEGRCIQAARDYATAARRVLRQDEKLGQSVFMLGPAMAPLSRLKGKSRWQILLKSRSRADVRKLAIAMLNGVAHFEPNKSQHRDVRIVVDVDPVNML from the coding sequence GTGTACGCCCAAGTCGCCGTAGACATCCCCCTATTCACCGCGCTGACCTACGCGATCCCGGACGAACTCGACGGTTTGATCGAGCCCGGCCACCTCGTGCAGGTGCCGTTTCGAAACCGCTCGAAGACCGGTCTGGTGGTCTCGGTCGACGAGACGCTCGAGGACGAGTCGATCGCCTCGAAGGTGCGCGACATCGTCGATCTGGTCGACACCGAGCCCCTGCTCGACGAGCGCGGCGTGCAGTTCTTGAAGTTCATCGCCGACTACTACCTCGCCCCTATCGGGCAGGTCGCGCGCCTGGCCCTGCCGTCGTTTGTGCGCCTCGAGGGCATGAAGCACTACCGGCTCGTCGACGGGGCGAGCTCGGCGACCGTCCACGACGACGACCTGAAGGCCGCGGCGGCCATCCTCGAGGAGAGCGACGAGCCGGTCGCGGTCAAAGACATCAAAGAGCGGATCAAGGGGATGACCTTCCGGCGACTGTCCGACCTGGAGACGGCCGGGTTCGTCGAGGTCTCCTACGAGGAGAAGGACGCGCGCGTCAAAGTGCGCACCGAGAAGTTCTATCAGGTGGTCGACCCGCCCGGCGAAGACGACCGCATCGGCAGCAAGCAGGCGCGCATCCTCGAGATGCTCGAGGGCGAAGAGAGCGTGTCGCTCACTGATATCCGCGAGTCAATTTCGAGCCCGTACAGCAGCCTGAGCGGCCTGGAGGAGCGTGGGTTCATTCGCGTCTGGGAGGAGGAGGTCTACCGCGACCCCTTCGAGCAGGAGCCGGTCAGAAAGCCCGAAGAGCACGTGCTGACCCTCGACCAGCAACAAGCCCTGCAGGCGATCGGCACGGCGCGACAGGCCAACTCGTTCCAAGGCTTCGTGCTCCACGGGGTCACCGGAAGCGGCAAGACCGAGGTGTACGTGCGCGCCATCCGCGCCGAGATCGAGCAGGGAAACCGCGCGCTGGTCCTGCTGCCCGAAATCGCGCTGACCCCGCAATTCGTGGCCGTCTTTCGCGGCCACTTTGGCGAGAAGATCGCCGTGTTGCACTCGGGGCTGACCCCGGCGGAGAAATTCGACCAGTGGCGGCGCATCAAGCGCGACGAGGTCGAGATCGTCATCGGCGCGCGCTCGGCACTGTTCGCCCCGCTGACCAACCTGGGCATCATCGTCGTCGACGAGGAGCACGACACGAGCTTCAAGCAGGGCGAGGGCCCGCGCTACCACGCCCGCGACATGGCGCTGGTGCGCGGCAAGCTCGAGAACGCGCGGGTGGTCCTGGGCAGCGCCACGCCGTCGCTGGAGTCGTACCACAACGCCAAGAGCGGCCGGCTCAAGTACCTGCCGATGCCCGACCGCGTGGCCGACCGGCCGATGCCCGAGGTCGACATCGTCGACCTGCGCGACAACGACGGTGCCCCGCCCGGCCCCTCCGACGTGCTCTCCTACCAGCTCGTCGGCGCCGTCCAGGACACGCTCGCCGAAGAGATGCAGGCGATCTTGTTCCTCAACCGGCGAGGCTTCTCGCCGTGCGTCATCTGCCACGCGTGCGGCCACGTCTTCGAGTGCGTCAACTGCGACGTCTCGCTGACCTACCACCGCCGCCAAGAGTCGCTTCGCTGCCACCACTGCGACTACTCGATTCGCATGCCCGAGTCGTGCCCGGAGTGTGGCGACCAGAAGATCAACCGGCGGGGCACCGGCACCGAGAAACTCGAGGGCCACCTCAACGAGCTCTTCCCGCGCGCCAATATCGCCCGGCTCGACCGCGACACCAGCGGCGGAAAGAACCTGCGACGCACCATCAAGGCGTTCCGCCACGGCGAGATCGACCTGCTGGTGGGCACCCAGATGGTCACCAAGGGCCACGACTTTCCCGGCGTGATCACCGTCGGGGTGATCATGGCCGATATGAGCCTGAACTTTCCCGACTTTCGCGCCGCCGAGCGCACCTTCCAGCTGCTCACGCAGGTGGCCGGACGCGCCGGGCGCGGCGAAGATCCGGGGCGGGTCTATATCCAGACGTACAACCCCGAGCACTACAGCCTGCAGGCCGCGCGCGAGCACGACTTCGCCTCGTTCTCCGAGCGCGAGCTCGCCCTTCGCCGCGAGCTCGCCTACCCGCCCTTCGGCCACCTCATCGCCATCAAGTTCGAGGCGGCCAGCGAGGGGCGCTGCATCCAGGCCGCCCGCGACTACGCCACCGCCGCCAGGCGCGTGCTGCGCCAAGACGAGAAGCTCGGCCAGAGCGTCTTTATGCTGGGCCCGGCCATGGCGCCCCTGAGCCGCCTCAAGGGCAAGTCGCGCTGGCAAATCCTGCTCAAGAGCCGCTCACGCGCCGACGTGCGCAAGCTGGCCATCGCCATGCTCAACGGCGTGGCCCACTTCGAGCCCAACAAGTCGCAGCACCGCGACGTGCGTATCGTGGTCGACGTCGACCCGGTCAATATGCTGTGA
- a CDS encoding M48 family metallopeptidase, with protein MRLLRAVLVVLVASGLVGLGLVGCDEVDQERVEQGRESLEKAGEALKRAGKSVKETATNVVLPPRQEEQLGDRMARQVLAESQPVTGSPVSRYVSQLGQKVVAAAEGRPEGIDYDFHVIRSPEINAFAIPGGHIFVTTGLLQSAETEAELIAVLGHEVAHVTQRHIAERMVAVYGISTLTSLALGEEAGMLEQMAIDLLAQGYLLKHSRDDEREADEVGMEFVVDAGYSPSGYVAFFERLAKQPQPPAILSSHPNPEERAQNARQAIERLDQAVVERDVHRQRYQEMTSSL; from the coding sequence ATGCGGTTATTGCGTGCAGTTTTGGTCGTATTGGTAGCGTCGGGGCTTGTTGGGCTTGGGCTGGTCGGCTGTGACGAGGTGGACCAGGAGCGCGTCGAGCAGGGGCGCGAGTCGCTCGAGAAGGCCGGTGAGGCGCTCAAACGGGCGGGCAAGTCGGTCAAGGAGACGGCGACCAACGTGGTTCTGCCGCCCCGCCAAGAGGAGCAACTCGGCGACCGCATGGCTCGCCAGGTGCTCGCCGAGTCACAGCCGGTGACCGGCTCTCCGGTGTCTCGCTATGTTTCGCAGCTCGGCCAGAAGGTGGTCGCCGCGGCCGAGGGACGCCCCGAGGGCATCGACTACGACTTTCACGTCATCCGCAGCCCCGAGATCAACGCCTTTGCCATCCCCGGCGGGCATATCTTCGTGACCACCGGCTTGCTCCAATCCGCCGAGACCGAGGCCGAACTCATCGCCGTGCTCGGCCACGAGGTCGCCCACGTCACCCAGCGCCACATCGCCGAGCGCATGGTGGCGGTCTACGGCATCTCCACGCTCACCAGCCTGGCGTTGGGCGAAGAGGCCGGCATGCTCGAGCAGATGGCCATCGACCTGCTCGCCCAGGGCTACTTGCTCAAGCACAGCCGCGACGACGAGCGCGAGGCCGACGAGGTGGGCATGGAGTTCGTGGTCGACGCCGGCTACTCGCCCAGCGGCTACGTCGCCTTCTTCGAGCGTCTCGCCAAGCAGCCCCAGCCGCCGGCCATTCTGTCGTCGCACCCGAACCCCGAAGAGCGCGCCCAAAACGCGCGCCAGGCCATCGAGAGGCTCGACCAGGCGGTGGTCGAGCGCGACGTGCACCGGCAACGATACCAGGAGATGACATCTTCGCTGTGA